The Flavobacterium faecale genome has a segment encoding these proteins:
- a CDS encoding alpha/beta fold hydrolase: MNALNNYSYTDVGQGDATIVFVHYFGGDAGSWSWLIDYLKSDYRCVALDLPGFGNSESLEHPSISSYSIYIANFIEALELENYYLCGHSMGGKLVLYVNTLLKKNLPKKIILIAPSPPTIENMSQKEKERMLDHPNRVEAITTVNNAIKKELAHDRFEYAVESQLKIEEGAWKWWINDGMNESITDIIIENSTPVLLIYSTDDPIIKEHDINKEVLPYLKKVETVALSGIGHLIPMESPEELAALLRDKLK, from the coding sequence ATGAATGCATTAAACAACTATAGCTATACAGATGTTGGACAAGGAGATGCTACGATAGTTTTTGTCCATTATTTTGGAGGAGACGCAGGTAGTTGGTCTTGGCTAATCGATTATTTAAAAAGCGACTACCGTTGTGTAGCACTAGATTTGCCTGGCTTTGGCAATTCAGAATCTTTAGAGCATCCATCTATATCCTCATACAGTATTTACATCGCTAACTTTATTGAAGCTTTGGAATTAGAAAACTATTATCTATGCGGCCATTCTATGGGTGGCAAATTGGTGTTGTATGTAAACACTCTTCTAAAAAAGAACCTGCCAAAAAAAATCATTTTGATTGCTCCCTCTCCTCCTACTATTGAAAACATGTCTCAAAAAGAAAAAGAACGCATGCTTGATCATCCTAATAGGGTTGAAGCTATAACTACAGTAAACAACGCCATCAAAAAAGAGCTCGCCCATGACAGATTTGAATATGCGGTAGAATCACAATTAAAAATTGAAGAAGGCGCATGGAAATGGTGGATTAACGACGGAATGAATGAATCTATAACCGATATAATTATCGAGAACTCCACTCCCGTATTACTAATTTATTCAACTGACGATCCTATTATTAAGGAGCATGACATAAACAAAGAAGTACTTCCTTATTTAAAGAAGGTAGAAACTGTCGCTTTATCCGGCATAGGACATTTAATTCCGATGGAGTCTCCAGAAGAACTAGCAGCACTATTAAGAGATAAGTTAAAATAA
- a CDS encoding tyrosine-type recombinase/integrase → MATLKLKLRNELDNSNIYVYYSISKDIRLWRKTGFIVNYKDWNAKKEQSKLLDEDSKKINIRLSELKTHLEKQHNIAISTGIEFTGDWLQKQIDVFNNKTPVVELDILTNYIQKYIDDAPYKQNQKKELGLSAGRVANIKLFKKTISKYETEALKGKSIIIKDINLQFVEKYKSWLFSKNYSINYVGKNIANIKTICNDAYKNDIQVSNQLKNIKGVSERKEPEEIVYLSEEEQQHIKTVPLLREALENARKWLLLGCLIGQRAGDLLSITENNIKNLNGMMLIEIKQQKTGKQVAVPLLPDALEIIKNGLPYKISLPRFNEYIKDICKIAGLTQMIKGKKPTSVKTGNKITSLKTGKKIDEKVKLNIAGTYQKYELVTSHICRRSFATNFYGRIPTPVLMNITAHGTERMFLFYIGKTTYDNAYQMLEYFSKLAPKEKIPQLEVIHNTGTK, encoded by the coding sequence ATGGCAACACTAAAATTAAAACTACGTAATGAACTAGATAACTCAAATATTTACGTTTACTACTCTATCAGTAAAGACATAAGGCTTTGGAGAAAAACAGGCTTTATTGTAAATTATAAAGATTGGAATGCTAAGAAAGAACAAAGCAAATTATTAGATGAAGATTCTAAAAAAATAAATATTCGTCTTTCTGAATTAAAAACGCATTTAGAGAAACAACACAATATTGCAATAAGTACAGGGATTGAATTTACAGGCGATTGGTTACAAAAGCAAATTGACGTATTCAACAATAAAACACCTGTAGTGGAATTGGACATTCTTACTAACTATATTCAAAAGTATATTGATGATGCACCCTACAAACAAAATCAAAAAAAAGAACTTGGTTTAAGTGCTGGCCGTGTAGCTAATATAAAGTTATTCAAAAAAACTATTTCAAAATATGAAACCGAAGCACTCAAAGGCAAAAGCATTATAATTAAAGACATTAATTTACAGTTTGTCGAAAAGTATAAAAGCTGGTTATTTAGTAAAAATTACTCTATTAATTACGTAGGTAAAAATATTGCAAACATAAAAACTATTTGTAATGATGCTTATAAAAATGACATTCAAGTTTCTAACCAATTAAAAAATATTAAAGGAGTTTCCGAACGCAAAGAACCTGAGGAAATAGTCTATTTGTCCGAAGAAGAACAGCAACACATAAAAACTGTCCCCTTATTACGTGAAGCTCTTGAAAACGCTCGAAAATGGCTTTTGTTAGGGTGCTTAATAGGCCAGCGTGCTGGAGATTTATTGAGCATTACTGAAAATAATATTAAGAACTTAAACGGCATGATGTTAATTGAGATTAAGCAACAAAAAACAGGCAAACAAGTTGCAGTCCCACTACTACCCGATGCACTCGAAATAATAAAAAACGGTCTACCTTATAAAATATCTTTACCACGATTTAACGAATACATAAAAGATATTTGTAAAATAGCTGGATTAACTCAAATGATTAAGGGCAAAAAACCTACCAGCGTAAAAACAGGGAATAAAATAACATCTCTAAAGACTGGTAAAAAGATTGATGAAAAAGTCAAATTAAATATTGCTGGAACGTACCAAAAATATGAATTAGTAACTTCACATATTTGTCGCAGAAGCTTCGCTACAAATTTCTACGGACGTATTCCAACACCTGTTTTGATGAATATAACTGCTCACGGAACGGAAAGAATGTTTTTGTTCTATATCGGCAAAACTACGTATGACAATGCCTACCAAATGCTAGAATATTTCAGTAAATTAGCACCTAAAGAAAAAATACCTCAATTGGAGGTAATACATAACACAGGCACTAAATGA
- a CDS encoding helix-turn-helix domain-containing protein — MTSQILIQGYTIEQLAEALKPLFETQTPLKQQQLENPLLTRDEVCKLLSFNKTSLWKHTKSGKLKSYGIGNKVYYKRSEVLEAVKPINH; from the coding sequence ATGACTTCACAAATTTTAATTCAAGGCTACACAATAGAGCAACTAGCCGAAGCTCTAAAACCATTGTTTGAAACCCAAACACCATTAAAACAACAGCAACTCGAAAATCCCTTACTTACAAGGGATGAAGTTTGCAAATTACTGTCTTTCAATAAAACTTCACTTTGGAAGCACACTAAAAGCGGTAAGCTAAAAAGCTACGGCATAGGAAACAAAGTATATTACAAGCGTTCTGAAGTATTGGAAGCCGTGAAACCTATTAATCATTAG
- a CDS encoding DUF4468 domain-containing protein: MKKVLMLFLLLITGLITAQETEFKFTKDGFTDYVVGTIPNKTANELYKKALDWVSVTYNNPKEVIKAQIENDYIRIEGSESNMLCIKTLGMMNCSNGRYQIEISFKDGKYKFDVIKLEQYLKPSQYSVISGWTEVGIGLTNPYYKENGDLRSIYKLYPEAIETKFNNLNTSLNEFLKSDNIPSKKSEW, encoded by the coding sequence ATGAAAAAAGTATTAATGCTATTCCTTTTATTGATTACTGGATTAATAACTGCACAGGAAACAGAATTTAAATTTACAAAAGATGGATTTACAGATTATGTTGTAGGGACTATTCCAAATAAAACTGCAAATGAATTGTATAAAAAAGCACTAGATTGGGTTTCTGTAACTTATAACAATCCTAAAGAAGTAATTAAAGCACAAATTGAAAATGACTACATAAGGATTGAAGGTAGTGAATCAAATATGCTTTGTATTAAAACACTTGGAATGATGAACTGCAGTAATGGAAGATACCAAATTGAAATATCATTTAAAGACGGTAAATATAAGTTTGATGTAATAAAACTTGAACAGTATCTTAAACCATCACAATATTCAGTTATAAGTGGCTGGACTGAAGTAGGAATAGGACTTACCAACCCCTATTATAAAGAAAACGGTGACTTAAGAAGTATTTATAAATTATACCCTGAGGCAATTGAAACTAAATTTAATAATTTAAACACATCATTAAATGAATTTTTAAAAAGTGATAATATTCCAAGTAAAAAAAGTGAATGGTAA